A region of Subtercola boreus DNA encodes the following proteins:
- the sufD gene encoding Fe-S cluster assembly protein SufD, whose amino-acid sequence MTSVSPASTTAPESATAPEATTAAPVSGGHRGAPMGSKSHTDGAWSERPVQTRSERYSSANVGDFDKPTGREVDWKLTPIKLIDDLINGELDGSPFKGNLAVAQPVDGFSLAWIDRTDKRIGSAGLPEDRASANAWSHFDQALAIDITGEAPTGEFIVSRSGLGTVARAAHTVITAAPNSRGILVLENAGDARLAENVEIVIGEGAHITVVSVQEWNDSAAHLASHFAQVGRDATLRHIVVSLGGGVVRVNPSIHLSAPGSNTEAYGLYFADAGQHLEQQVYIDHAAENSRSRVKYKGALQGEGAHSVWIGDVLIRQTADGTDSYEENRNLVLSEGTRADSIPNLEIETGNILGAGHASSTGRFDDEQLFYLQSRGISEEEARRLVVRGFLAEIIQQIGAPAVEERLTLAVEAELTVTV is encoded by the coding sequence ATGACCTCTGTTTCACCTGCTTCTACAACCGCGCCCGAAAGCGCGACGGCCCCGGAGGCCACCACGGCGGCCCCGGTCTCCGGCGGCCACCGCGGCGCCCCCATGGGCTCGAAGTCGCACACCGACGGGGCCTGGTCCGAGCGACCGGTGCAGACCCGTTCGGAACGGTACTCCTCGGCGAACGTCGGCGACTTCGACAAGCCGACCGGGCGCGAAGTCGACTGGAAGCTCACCCCGATCAAGCTGATCGACGACCTGATCAACGGTGAGCTCGACGGTTCGCCGTTCAAGGGCAACCTCGCGGTCGCGCAGCCCGTCGACGGATTCTCGCTCGCGTGGATCGACCGTACCGACAAGCGAATCGGATCGGCCGGCCTCCCCGAAGACCGGGCGAGCGCCAACGCGTGGTCGCACTTCGACCAGGCCCTCGCGATCGACATAACTGGCGAAGCGCCGACGGGCGAGTTCATCGTCTCCCGGTCGGGGCTCGGGACGGTTGCGCGCGCTGCGCACACCGTGATCACGGCGGCACCGAACAGCCGCGGCATCCTCGTGCTCGAGAATGCCGGCGACGCCCGGCTCGCCGAGAACGTCGAGATCGTCATTGGTGAGGGTGCCCACATCACCGTGGTGAGCGTGCAGGAGTGGAACGACTCCGCCGCGCACCTCGCAAGCCACTTCGCGCAGGTCGGTCGCGACGCGACCCTCCGCCACATCGTGGTCTCGCTCGGCGGCGGCGTCGTGCGGGTGAATCCGAGCATCCACCTCTCGGCGCCCGGCAGCAACACGGAGGCCTACGGGCTCTACTTCGCGGATGCCGGACAGCACCTCGAGCAGCAGGTCTACATCGACCATGCGGCCGAGAACTCGCGCAGCCGGGTGAAGTACAAGGGCGCGCTCCAGGGCGAGGGCGCACACTCGGTCTGGATCGGCGACGTGCTCATCCGCCAGACGGCGGACGGCACCGACAGCTACGAGGAGAACCGCAACCTGGTTCTCTCCGAGGGCACCCGCGCCGACTCCATCCCGAACCTCGAAATCGAGACCGGCAACATCCTCGGGGCTGGCCACGCGTCATCCACCGGCCGATTCGACGACGAGCAGCTCTTCTACCTGCAGTCCCGCGGCATCAGCGAGGAGGAGGCCAGGCGTCTCGTCGTGCGCGGATTCCTGGCGGAGATCATCCAGCAGATCGGTGCTCCCGCCGTCGAAGAGCGTCTGACCCTCGCGGTCGAGGCCGAACTGACGGTGACCGTCTGA
- a CDS encoding non-heme iron oxygenase ferredoxin subunit, whose protein sequence is MAAIRICAVDELNENEAVRVEIDGVAIALVKDSSGECFAIGDTCTHGDISLAEGFVEDDTLECWAHGSKFSLLTGKPLTLPAYEPVPVYELSIVDGDVYIDPTTTKEID, encoded by the coding sequence ATGGCCGCCATCCGAATCTGCGCCGTCGATGAGCTCAACGAGAACGAGGCGGTGCGCGTCGAGATCGACGGCGTCGCCATCGCCCTCGTGAAGGATTCGTCGGGGGAGTGCTTCGCCATCGGCGACACCTGCACCCACGGCGACATCTCGCTCGCCGAGGGGTTCGTCGAGGATGACACGCTCGAGTGCTGGGCCCACGGCTCCAAGTTCTCGCTGCTCACCGGCAAACCCCTGACCCTCCCGGCCTACGAGCCGGTTCCCGTCTACGAGCTCAGCATCGTCGACGGCGACGTCTACATCGACCCAACTACGACAAAAGAAATCGACTAA
- the sufC gene encoding Fe-S cluster assembly ATPase SufC, whose protein sequence is MSVLEIRDLHVSVDTEQGAKQILRGVNLTIKQGETHAIMGPNGSGKSTLAYAIAGHPKYHVTSGSIVLDGEDLTQATVDARARAGLFLAMQYPVEIPGVTVTNFLRTAKTAIDGSAPPIRTWVKDVRTSMENLRMDKAFAERNVNEGFSGGEKKRNEILQLELLKPQFAVLDETDSGLDVDALKIVSEGVNRAKENTGLGVLLITHYNRILRYITPDFVHVFVAGQVVESGGPELAVQLENDGYDTYVAASAAAAEAIASAEAADAAAGVVASPAVNA, encoded by the coding sequence ATGTCTGTACTCGAAATCCGCGACCTGCACGTCAGCGTCGACACCGAGCAGGGTGCCAAGCAGATCCTGCGCGGCGTGAACCTCACCATCAAGCAGGGCGAGACCCACGCGATCATGGGGCCGAACGGCTCAGGCAAGTCCACGCTCGCCTATGCGATCGCCGGTCACCCGAAGTACCACGTCACCAGCGGTTCCATCGTTCTGGATGGCGAAGACCTCACCCAGGCCACCGTTGATGCACGCGCTCGCGCCGGTCTGTTCCTGGCCATGCAGTACCCGGTCGAGATCCCCGGCGTCACGGTGACCAACTTCCTCCGCACGGCGAAGACCGCCATCGACGGCTCCGCGCCTCCCATCCGCACCTGGGTGAAGGACGTGCGCACGTCGATGGAGAACCTCCGCATGGACAAGGCGTTCGCCGAGCGGAACGTCAACGAGGGCTTCTCGGGCGGCGAGAAGAAGCGCAACGAGATCCTTCAGCTCGAACTGCTGAAGCCCCAGTTCGCCGTGCTCGACGAGACCGACTCCGGCCTCGATGTCGACGCGCTCAAGATCGTGTCCGAGGGCGTGAACCGCGCGAAGGAGAACACCGGCCTCGGCGTGCTGCTCATCACGCACTACAACCGCATCCTCCGCTACATCACGCCCGACTTCGTTCACGTGTTCGTGGCCGGCCAGGTCGTCGAATCCGGCGGACCCGAGCTCGCGGTGCAGCTCGAGAACGACGGATACGACACCTACGTGGCCGCCAGCGCTGCGGCAGCAGAGGCGATTGCCTCAGCCGAAGCCGCGGATGCCGCGGCCGGCGTCGTGGCTTCACCGGCCGTCAACGCCTAG
- a CDS encoding metal-sulfur cluster assembly factor yields MVTTLEPAKFDQVEEALKDVMDPELGINVVDLGLIYDLGWDTDNDALIISMTLTSAGCPLTDVLEEQTAEALDGVVDAFRINWVWMPPWGPDKITDDGRDMMRALGFSI; encoded by the coding sequence ATGGTCACCACACTCGAGCCCGCCAAATTCGACCAGGTCGAAGAGGCGCTCAAAGACGTCATGGACCCGGAACTCGGCATCAACGTCGTCGACCTCGGGCTCATCTACGACCTCGGCTGGGACACCGACAACGACGCGCTCATCATCTCGATGACGCTGACGAGCGCCGGATGCCCGCTGACCGACGTTCTCGAAGAACAGACCGCCGAGGCTCTCGACGGTGTGGTCGACGCGTTCCGCATCAACTGGGTGTGGATGCCGCCGTGGGGCCCCGACAAGATCACCGACGACGGCCGCGATATGATGCGGGCGCTCGGCTTCAGCATTTAG
- a CDS encoding ABC-F family ATP-binding cassette domain-containing protein — MLSVHDLELRVGARVLMSDVSFRVSAGDKVGLVGRNGAGKTTLTKTLAGELKPDGGRIDVSGQIGYLPQDPRSGNPEDLARTRILDARDLGQIVLQMQQAQLDMASGDPAVVDKAMKKYGNLDDRFNALGGYSAEAEAASIASNLSLPDHILDQPLSTLSGGQRRRIELARILFSGADTMLLDEPTNHLDADSVVWLREFLKNFQGGLIVISHDVALVEETVNRVFYLDGNRQVIDTYNMNWKNYLRQRASDEERRKKERVNVEKKAGVLQMQAARFGAKASKAAAAHQMVRRAEKMLSGLDEVREVERVAKLRFPDPVACGRTPLMASDLSKSYGSLEIFTAVDLAIDRGSKVVILGFNGAGKTTLLRILAGVDKPDTGQIEPGHGLRIGYYAQEHETIDVKRSVLSNMVSSSPNLTEMEARRVLGSFLFTGDDGHKLAGVLSGGEKTRLALAMIVVSGANVLLLDEPTNNLDPASREEILDALANYAGAVVLVSHDEGAVMALNPERVLILPDGVEDHWNKDYQDLIELA, encoded by the coding sequence GTGCTCAGTGTGCATGACCTTGAGCTGCGTGTCGGCGCCCGCGTTCTGATGTCGGACGTGAGTTTCCGCGTCTCCGCCGGCGACAAAGTCGGCCTGGTGGGCCGCAACGGCGCCGGCAAGACGACGCTCACCAAGACGCTTGCCGGCGAGCTGAAGCCCGACGGCGGGCGCATCGACGTCTCCGGCCAGATCGGCTACCTCCCGCAGGATCCGCGCTCAGGGAATCCGGAAGACCTGGCGCGCACGCGCATCCTCGACGCCCGCGACCTCGGCCAGATCGTGCTCCAGATGCAGCAGGCGCAGCTCGACATGGCGTCGGGCGACCCTGCGGTCGTCGATAAGGCGATGAAGAAGTACGGCAACCTGGATGACCGTTTCAACGCTCTCGGTGGGTACTCAGCCGAGGCGGAGGCCGCCTCGATCGCATCGAACCTCAGCCTGCCCGACCACATCCTCGACCAGCCGCTCTCGACGCTCTCGGGTGGCCAGCGGCGCCGCATCGAGCTCGCGCGCATCCTCTTCTCCGGTGCGGACACGATGCTGCTCGACGAGCCCACGAACCACCTCGACGCCGACTCCGTCGTCTGGCTCCGCGAGTTCCTGAAGAACTTCCAGGGCGGCCTGATCGTGATCAGCCACGATGTCGCCCTCGTCGAAGAGACGGTCAACCGCGTCTTCTACCTCGACGGGAACCGCCAGGTCATCGACACGTACAACATGAACTGGAAGAACTACCTCCGCCAGCGGGCATCCGATGAGGAGCGCCGCAAGAAGGAACGCGTCAACGTCGAAAAGAAGGCCGGAGTGCTGCAGATGCAGGCCGCCCGGTTCGGCGCCAAGGCGTCGAAGGCGGCCGCCGCGCACCAGATGGTTCGGCGTGCGGAGAAGATGCTCTCGGGCCTTGACGAGGTGCGCGAAGTGGAGCGTGTGGCGAAGCTGCGGTTCCCGGATCCCGTCGCGTGCGGCCGGACTCCGCTCATGGCGAGCGACCTCTCGAAGAGCTACGGCTCGCTCGAGATCTTCACCGCCGTCGACCTCGCCATCGACCGCGGCTCCAAGGTCGTCATCCTCGGCTTCAACGGTGCTGGCAAGACCACGCTGCTGCGTATCCTCGCTGGCGTCGACAAGCCTGACACCGGCCAGATCGAGCCCGGCCACGGCCTGCGGATCGGGTACTACGCCCAGGAGCACGAGACCATCGACGTGAAACGTTCGGTGCTCTCGAACATGGTCTCGTCGTCTCCGAACCTGACCGAGATGGAGGCCAGGCGCGTGCTCGGCTCCTTCCTCTTCACGGGTGACGACGGTCACAAGCTGGCCGGCGTGCTCTCGGGCGGTGAGAAGACGCGTCTCGCCCTCGCGATGATCGTCGTCTCCGGCGCGAACGTGCTGCTGCTCGACGAGCCCACGAACAACCTCGACCCTGCCTCCCGCGAGGAGATCCTGGATGCCCTCGCCAACTACGCCGGCGCCGTGGTGCTGGTCTCCCACGACGAGGGCGCGGTCATGGCCCTCAATCCCGAGCGGGTACTGATCCTGCCCGACGGCGTCGAAGACCACTGGAACAAGGACTACCAGGACCTCATCGAGCTCGCCTAG
- a CDS encoding RNA polymerase sigma factor, with amino-acid sequence MTTQTSLASFSAMYRQTYAEVLRFVRRRAHPLAVDDIVSETFTIAWAKRDALPREPLPWLYNTARNVMLNAARAGERQKSVGVRLAGFAETYDSAGIGSGVGASEASGDVADIERRIDLAAAFTTLSAVDQEVLTLDAWEDLDAKSAAQTLGCSRATYAMRLTRARRRLAALLRETPEPADAPFVLTTR; translated from the coding sequence ATGACAACCCAGACGAGTCTGGCGTCCTTCTCAGCCATGTATCGGCAGACCTACGCCGAGGTCCTGCGGTTCGTGCGGCGCAGGGCGCATCCGCTCGCCGTAGACGACATCGTCAGTGAGACGTTCACTATCGCGTGGGCGAAGCGCGACGCGCTCCCGCGCGAACCGCTGCCCTGGCTCTACAACACGGCCCGCAACGTGATGCTGAACGCCGCTCGTGCGGGTGAACGCCAGAAGTCGGTCGGCGTGCGCCTCGCCGGCTTCGCCGAGACGTACGACTCTGCCGGTATCGGGTCCGGTGTGGGTGCTTCCGAGGCGTCCGGCGACGTCGCGGACATCGAGCGCCGCATCGACCTCGCTGCCGCATTCACGACGCTCAGCGCCGTCGATCAGGAGGTGCTCACGCTCGACGCGTGGGAAGACCTCGATGCGAAGTCGGCCGCCCAGACCCTCGGATGCTCGCGCGCCACTTATGCGATGCGCCTCACCCGCGCCCGCCGGCGCCTGGCCGCCCTCCTCCGGGAGACGCCCGAGCCCGCCGACGCCCCCTTCGTACTGACGACCCGATGA
- a CDS encoding DUF3099 domain-containing protein codes for MKHDSQQFSVTSLPQNPAEERHARMIRYSLAMGIRLLCLAGLLFVQGWWLLVLGVAAVVLPWFAVVIANTGRNTPGTMQAPGGQIVPLGQVPLYTGGRETGGRPE; via the coding sequence ATGAAGCATGACTCGCAGCAGTTCTCAGTCACGAGTCTTCCGCAGAACCCGGCTGAGGAGCGGCATGCGCGCATGATCCGCTACTCGCTGGCGATGGGCATCCGTCTGCTCTGCCTGGCCGGTCTCCTCTTTGTGCAGGGCTGGTGGCTGCTCGTGCTCGGTGTCGCGGCGGTGGTGCTCCCCTGGTTCGCCGTCGTGATCGCGAACACGGGTCGCAACACGCCCGGAACGATGCAGGCGCCCGGCGGCCAGATAGTGCCGCTCGGCCAGGTGCCGCTCTACACTGGTGGCCGCGAGACCGGCGGCCGTCCCGAGTGA
- the fabG gene encoding 3-oxoacyl-ACP reductase FabG, giving the protein MTTPRTVLITGGNRGIGYSLAEEFVAQGHRVAVTARTGEGPAGSLTVRADVTDAATIDAAFTEVEAALGPIEVVVANAGMTRDTLLLRMSEEDFTDVIDTNLTGAFRVVKRASKGMLKARFGRIILISSVVGLYGSAGQVNYSASKAGLVGLARSVTRELGSRGITANVVAPGFIETEMTAELPDALQAEYKKSIPAGRFATATEVARVVAWLASDDAAYISGAVIPVDGGLGMGH; this is encoded by the coding sequence ATGACGACACCCAGAACCGTGCTCATCACCGGCGGAAACCGCGGCATCGGCTACTCCCTCGCGGAAGAGTTCGTGGCGCAGGGGCACCGGGTCGCCGTGACGGCACGAACAGGCGAGGGGCCTGCCGGTTCGCTCACGGTGCGGGCGGACGTGACGGATGCCGCGACCATCGACGCCGCGTTCACAGAGGTCGAAGCGGCCCTCGGCCCCATTGAGGTGGTTGTCGCGAATGCCGGCATGACGCGCGACACGCTCCTGCTCCGAATGAGCGAGGAGGACTTCACCGACGTCATCGACACGAACCTCACGGGAGCGTTCCGTGTGGTGAAGCGTGCGTCGAAGGGGATGCTCAAGGCACGGTTCGGGCGGATCATCCTGATCTCGAGCGTGGTGGGCCTCTACGGCTCGGCCGGGCAGGTGAACTACTCGGCGTCGAAGGCGGGCCTCGTCGGCCTCGCCCGCTCGGTCACCCGGGAGCTCGGCTCGCGCGGCATCACGGCGAACGTGGTCGCGCCCGGGTTCATCGAGACGGAGATGACAGCCGAGTTGCCGGATGCACTGCAGGCCGAGTACAAGAAGTCGATCCCGGCGGGCCGTTTCGCGACGGCCACCGAGGTCGCCCGCGTGGTGGCGTGGCTCGCCTCCGACGACGCCGCCTACATCTCGGGCGCGGTCATCCCCGTCGACGGCGGCCTCGGCATGGGCCACTAG
- the serB gene encoding phosphoserine phosphatase SerB: MTNQLLTPDARTHRQQLISSDEGAGSPLARDAVSAPSPSFLVVLDVDSTLIENEVIEMLAECAGSLTEVAHITERAMSGELDFQQSLRSRVSTLAGLPVSCFADVAADIRVTQGVPELVAGLHAAGGFVGVVSGGFHELVDEVAVSLGLDHWRANRLDVVDGLLTGNVVGPVVDAEAKAQALVEWAEASGIPLARTVAVGDGANDLHMMHTAGLSVAFNARQVVRDAAHLAIDTRDLSQLLPLLGLRG; this comes from the coding sequence ATGACGAACCAGTTGCTGACTCCGGATGCCCGCACCCACCGTCAGCAGCTGATCTCGTCAGACGAGGGGGCAGGTTCGCCGCTCGCTCGTGATGCGGTTTCTGCGCCCTCGCCATCCTTTCTCGTCGTACTCGACGTCGACTCGACCCTGATCGAGAACGAGGTCATCGAGATGCTCGCCGAGTGCGCCGGCAGCCTCACCGAAGTCGCGCACATCACCGAGCGGGCCATGTCAGGTGAACTCGACTTCCAGCAGAGCCTCCGGTCGCGCGTGTCGACCCTCGCGGGGCTCCCGGTGTCGTGTTTCGCCGACGTCGCGGCGGACATCCGGGTGACCCAGGGTGTGCCCGAACTCGTGGCCGGGCTTCACGCGGCCGGTGGGTTCGTCGGTGTGGTCTCCGGCGGGTTCCACGAACTCGTCGACGAGGTCGCCGTCTCCCTCGGGCTCGACCACTGGCGCGCCAACCGGCTCGACGTCGTCGACGGGCTGCTGACCGGCAACGTGGTCGGCCCGGTCGTAGACGCCGAGGCAAAGGCCCAGGCGCTGGTCGAGTGGGCGGAGGCCTCGGGCATCCCGCTCGCCCGCACGGTGGCGGTCGGTGACGGTGCGAACGACCTGCACATGATGCACACGGCAGGTCTCTCGGTGGCGTTCAACGCGCGCCAGGTGGTTCGCGATGCTGCGCACCTCGCGATTGACACCCGCGACCTCTCGCAGCTCCTCCCCCTGCTCGGCCTCCGCGGTTAG
- a CDS encoding glucose-1-phosphate adenylyltransferase, with the protein MAASKKIFGIVLAGGEGKRLMPLTADRAKPGVPFGGGYRLIDFALSNLINSGLTKIVVLTQYKSHSLDRHISQTWRLSGLLDSYVASVPAQQRLGKRWFSGSADAILQSLNLIRDEMPDIVVVVGADHVYRMDFAQMIQAHIASGLPATVAAIRQPIELSDQFGIIQTDPSNPAKITEFLEKPKTATGLADAPHEVLASMGNYVFNTDALIDAVIRDGEMTDSNHDMGGDIIPDFVSRGQAGVYDLSHNEVPGATDRDRYYWRDVGTIESFYDAHQDLISALPIFNLYNSEWPIYTQQLNSPPAKFVRDAKGNSGTTVESIVSLGCLISGARIERSVLGPWVTIGSSALVQDSVLFDRVHIEPDAVIRRAILDKNVVVAAGAMIGIDHARDRERGFTVTDTGITVVGKGVRVEP; encoded by the coding sequence ATGGCTGCATCAAAGAAGATCTTCGGCATCGTTCTAGCCGGTGGAGAGGGTAAGAGGCTCATGCCTCTCACCGCTGACCGTGCGAAGCCCGGTGTCCCCTTCGGGGGCGGGTACCGTCTCATCGACTTCGCTCTCTCGAACCTCATCAACTCGGGGTTGACGAAGATCGTCGTGCTGACCCAGTACAAGTCGCACAGCCTCGACCGCCACATCTCGCAGACCTGGCGGCTGTCGGGCCTCCTCGATTCCTACGTCGCCTCGGTGCCCGCCCAGCAGCGGCTCGGCAAGCGCTGGTTCAGCGGCTCGGCCGACGCCATCCTGCAGAGCCTCAACCTGATCCGCGACGAGATGCCGGACATCGTGGTCGTCGTCGGCGCCGACCACGTCTACCGCATGGACTTCGCGCAGATGATCCAGGCGCACATCGCCTCGGGGCTTCCGGCGACGGTGGCCGCCATCCGCCAGCCGATCGAGCTCAGCGACCAGTTCGGCATCATTCAGACCGACCCGTCGAACCCCGCGAAGATCACCGAGTTCCTCGAGAAGCCCAAGACGGCCACAGGCCTTGCGGATGCCCCGCACGAGGTCCTGGCCTCGATGGGCAATTACGTGTTCAACACCGACGCCCTCATCGACGCGGTCATCCGCGACGGCGAGATGACCGACTCGAACCACGACATGGGCGGCGACATCATCCCCGACTTCGTCTCTCGCGGGCAGGCCGGCGTCTACGACCTGTCCCACAACGAGGTGCCCGGTGCCACCGACCGCGACCGCTACTACTGGCGCGACGTGGGAACGATCGAGTCGTTCTACGACGCCCACCAGGACCTGATCTCGGCCCTGCCGATCTTCAACCTGTACAACAGCGAGTGGCCGATCTACACGCAGCAGCTGAACTCGCCGCCCGCGAAGTTCGTGCGCGACGCGAAGGGCAACAGCGGCACGACGGTCGAGTCGATCGTCTCGCTCGGCTGCCTGATCTCCGGGGCGCGGATCGAACGCAGTGTGCTCGGGCCGTGGGTGACCATCGGATCGAGCGCCCTCGTTCAAGACAGCGTGCTCTTCGATCGCGTGCACATCGAACCCGACGCCGTCATCCGCCGCGCTATTCTGGACAAGAACGTGGTTGTCGCTGCAGGGGCCATGATCGGAATCGACCACGCTCGCGATCGCGAACGTGGTTTCACGGTGACCGACACGGGTATCACCGTCGTCGGCAAGGGAGTGCGCGTAGAGCCATGA
- the glgA gene encoding glycogen synthase, translating into MRVDVISREYPPEVYGGAGVHVAELVKALRENIEVVVRAFGQPRSEPGVFSYLPPAELLGANPTLTTLGVDLQIANDVAGADVVHSHTWYANAAGQLASMLHGIPHVVTAHSLEPLRPWKAEQLGGGYRLSSWIEKNAFESADSVIAVSNGMRNDILRSYPSISEDRVSVVYNGIDLEKWKPVQDAAVLEHWGIDTSRPSVVFVGRITRQKGLPYLLRAARQLAPDVQLILCAGAPDTPEIMAEVTSLVQTLQQERTGVIWIPELLSQHDLSAVLTSGTVFVCPSVYEPLGIVNLEAMACGLPVVGTATGGIPEVVDDGVTGRLVPIDQVSDGTGTPTDPERFVRDLAGTLTEVLADPDRARLMGANGRLRAESTFSWKQIAEDTERIYRSLI; encoded by the coding sequence GTGCGCGTCGATGTGATTTCCCGAGAGTATCCACCCGAGGTCTACGGCGGGGCAGGTGTCCACGTAGCCGAGCTCGTGAAGGCCCTCCGCGAGAACATCGAGGTCGTGGTGAGGGCCTTCGGGCAGCCTCGCAGCGAGCCCGGCGTCTTCTCCTACCTCCCGCCCGCCGAGCTGCTGGGGGCGAATCCGACGCTGACCACGCTCGGCGTGGACCTGCAGATCGCGAACGATGTGGCAGGTGCGGATGTCGTGCACTCGCACACCTGGTACGCGAACGCTGCCGGGCAGCTGGCATCCATGCTGCACGGCATTCCGCATGTCGTCACGGCGCACTCCCTGGAGCCGCTCCGCCCGTGGAAGGCCGAGCAGCTGGGCGGCGGCTACCGTCTCTCCAGCTGGATCGAGAAGAACGCGTTCGAGAGCGCCGATTCGGTCATTGCCGTATCGAACGGCATGCGGAACGACATCCTCCGCTCCTACCCGTCGATCTCCGAAGACCGGGTGAGCGTCGTCTACAACGGCATCGACCTCGAGAAGTGGAAGCCGGTGCAGGATGCAGCGGTGCTGGAGCACTGGGGTATCGACACGTCCCGGCCCTCTGTCGTCTTCGTCGGCCGCATCACCCGCCAGAAGGGTCTGCCCTATCTGCTGCGGGCGGCCCGCCAGCTGGCTCCGGATGTCCAGCTGATCCTCTGCGCAGGAGCCCCCGACACGCCCGAGATCATGGCGGAGGTGACGTCGCTGGTGCAGACGCTGCAGCAGGAGCGCACCGGGGTGATCTGGATCCCGGAGCTGCTCAGCCAGCACGACCTGTCCGCGGTGCTGACCAGCGGCACCGTGTTCGTCTGCCCGTCGGTGTACGAGCCGCTCGGCATCGTCAACCTCGAAGCGATGGCCTGCGGACTACCGGTCGTCGGAACGGCGACCGGCGGCATCCCGGAGGTCGTCGACGACGGAGTCACCGGCCGCCTCGTGCCGATCGACCAGGTCAGCGACGGAACCGGCACACCCACCGACCCCGAACGCTTCGTACGCGACCTCGCCGGTACGCTCACCGAGGTACTGGCCGACCCCGACCGGGCGCGCCTGATGGGTGCGAACGGTCGCCTGCGGGCCGAGAGCACGTTCAGTTGGAAGCAGATCGCCGAAGACACCGAACGGATCTACCGCAGCCTGATCTAG
- a CDS encoding ABC transporter ATP-binding protein yields the protein MPTVLDLEDVSVVRNGNRILSDINWKVEADQRWVILGPNGAGKTTLLNLASAMVHPSSGTVQILDAQMGRVDVFELRPRVGFASSAMAKRFPADETVLNVVLTAAYSVTGRWNEQYDEIDLRRAQRVLAEWRLDHLEDRKFGSLSDGEQKRVQIARSVMTDPELLLLDEPAASLDLGAREELLQLLGGYASAPSAPAIVMVTHHVEEIPRGFTHVLLVSKASIVAAGPLSESLTAANLEATFGLPIVLTETDGRYAARAAG from the coding sequence ATGCCCACAGTTCTTGACCTCGAAGACGTGTCGGTCGTTCGCAACGGAAACCGCATCCTGAGCGACATCAACTGGAAGGTCGAGGCCGATCAGCGCTGGGTCATCCTCGGCCCGAACGGCGCCGGCAAGACCACTCTGCTGAACCTCGCGTCGGCCATGGTGCACCCGTCGTCGGGCACGGTGCAGATCCTGGATGCGCAGATGGGCCGCGTCGACGTCTTCGAGCTGCGGCCGCGGGTCGGCTTCGCCTCGTCGGCCATGGCGAAGCGGTTCCCCGCTGACGAGACCGTTCTGAACGTCGTGCTGACCGCGGCGTACTCGGTGACCGGGCGCTGGAACGAGCAGTACGACGAGATCGACCTTCGCCGCGCCCAGCGTGTGCTCGCCGAGTGGCGGCTCGACCACCTCGAGGATCGGAAGTTCGGCTCTCTCAGCGACGGCGAGCAGAAGCGCGTGCAGATCGCCCGCTCGGTGATGACCGACCCCGAACTGCTGCTGCTCGACGAGCCCGCTGCCTCGCTCGATCTCGGCGCGCGCGAAGAACTGCTGCAGCTGCTCGGCGGGTACGCCTCGGCCCCCTCCGCGCCCGCGATCGTCATGGTGACGCACCACGTGGAGGAGATCCCGCGAGGATTCACGCACGTGCTCCTGGTGTCCAAGGCTTCGATCGTGGCTGCCGGACCGCTGTCCGAGTCGCTCACGGCTGCGAACCTCGAGGCGACGTTCGGCCTGCCGATCGTGCTGACCGAGACCGACGGACGGTACGCGGCGCGCGCTGCAGGATGA
- a CDS encoding type B 50S ribosomal protein L31, giving the protein MKTETHPDYLPIVFRDLASGATFLTRSTVTSQKTIEWEDGNTYPVIDVEISSESHPFYTGKQRIMDSAGRVEKFNSRYKGFGK; this is encoded by the coding sequence ATGAAGACCGAGACCCACCCCGACTACCTGCCCATCGTGTTCCGCGACCTGGCTTCGGGCGCAACGTTCCTCACCCGTTCGACGGTGACGAGCCAGAAGACGATCGAATGGGAAGACGGCAACACGTACCCCGTCATCGACGTCGAGATCTCGAGCGAGTCGCACCCGTTCTACACGGGCAAGCAGCGCATCATGGACTCCGCCGGTCGCGTCGAGAAGTTCAACAGCCGTTACAAGGGTTTCGGCAAGTAA